The sequence below is a genomic window from Tautonia marina.
CGAACCATCCGAAGACCGCCGCAAGAGGCGGTTGCCGGCAATATCGCTGAAAAACAGGTTCCCTCGATCATCCTCGGCCGGCCCTTCCAGGAAGCAGACGGCCGCATCGACCGAAACCGAAGCCTCGGGCGCCAGCAAGGCATCCGGCCCATCCATTGCGGCGAAATCGATGCGATCCTGCCCCATGTCCGGACTCCCTCGTCACCACGCGTCACGTTGGTTCCGGCCGCTCCGGCCAGGTCCTCATCCTTCGATCCATCGAGGCGACATTCTCGCACGACCCTTTGTGGGAAACCAGGGACCGGTGAGCCACACTCGCCGATTCATCACTCCTTCACCAATCACCTCGAGCGTGACGCCCAGGACCGACGTGCGAATCCCCCGCGCAAAAAGAAAACCCGATCGACGGCCAACACGCCATCAATCGGGCCTGGTCTGCATCGGTTCGAACCGATCGTCGGTCAACGACCGTCGGCTGAGGCGTCGTCCGTCGCCGGTTCTTCGACCGAGGATTCCGACTCGGAAGATTCCGGTTCCGGAGCTTCCGCTGCGGCCTCCGCTTCCTCCGCGGGATCGGCCGAGTCCTCAGCCGCTGGCGGATCGAGCAGGGGGCCTTCCAGATCGAAGTCGAACGTTCCGCCCTCCTCGGGCACGGTCACGGTCAGTTCGGTCTGACCGAGGTCGCTGTACCTCGGCGGCACCAGTTCCTCGGCCACCGCCAGATCCGCCACCGGGGCCAGACTCGATCGGGCCGACAGCCCGACCGGCTTACCCGACGGCGGCATCAGGTAACTGATGCCGACCTGATACCGCCCGGGAGCGATCCCCCGCTGCATCATCGCTTGAAGCGTGTAGCTCCCTTCCTCGTCGGTCTCCCCATTCGCGGTTGTCCCCTTCTCGTCGGTCTGCAAGAAGGTAATCACCGCCCCGGCAAGGGGCTCGCCATCCACCGTCACCGTTCCACTGACCGGAACGAACGTGGTCGGCGTCGTCGAGGGTTCTGCCGAACAACCGGCAAGAAACGCAACCGCGCCAAGCGCGGTCAAGATTCGGAGTCGCATGGGTGTTGAGTCATCTCCCGAAATGGCGAAGAATCGGCATGCCGATGTCAAGGGTGAAGGTGACGTGGCCTCGTCGAGTCGCGCGAGGATTCGAACGCCCAGAGACACGCTCACGACTCCGAGTCACCCTTCACGTCGAATTCGAACACCCCGCCTTCGGGTGGCACTTCGATGGTGAAGTCACTCTTCAACGGGTCCGAGTATTTCTCAGGCAAGGTTTCTTCCATGTAGCCCGCCATGGCGGCCATGGTCGGGTCTCCCATGATCTCCGGAGGAGCGTCTTCCGCTCCTTCACCGGTGCTTGCTTTCTTGCTGATCAGTACCGTGTACTTCCCTGCAGCAAGACCGGAGCGATAATTGTACATCGCCTTGTAATTGCCTTCCGGCCCGGTCTGGTCGCCTCCGGGAGTCACCTCGGCATTATTCGGGTCGGGAATGAAGGTCAGCTCCGCCCCTTCCAGCGGTTCACCATTGAGGGTCACAATTCCGGAAACCGGAACGAGCTTCGGGCCGGAACCGCACCCTGCCGAAACCAGCAAGGCGGCGCCGACCGCCACCGAGAAAAGCATCCTGATCGTCATCGCAGGTGTATCCCTAGAGGGAGAGTTCTCTCCTGTTGAGCCTCAACGCAAGATCCACTTCGGCCGGTCGGCCCCTGGGGCACGAACCGGCCGAAGCGTGAGAATAGGCTCAGAATTGATCGGCCGAAATGACTTCACCACCCTGAATCGTCTGCAATGACCACCACACATACGGGTTGATCGTATCCTTGATGAACCGGACGCTGCCGTCACCAAAGGTCATGTTCACTCCACCCGGATGGAAGCTCCCGATTCGCCAGGCGTAAATCGTGCGTTCGTTGTTCGGTGGGAAACGATCGTCCCGCCACGGGGCGTTCGGGGTGCTCGACCAGACCCAGGTGTGCGTCGGCGGGTAGACCGTGCCGTGGCTCGACGTGTGGGCGCCAGCTCCCCAGTAGGGGCCGAAGTAGCGATTGGCGTCCCAGCTCCACTTGATCTGCGGCGACTCGCCGATCATCACCGTGTTGCTCAGACCGTCGCGAACTTCGCTGAACTTGACCGCCAGGTCCGTGAAGAACATCCCCTGGTCTCGCTTCACCGGAGCGGCGAAGGCCGGGCAATCGTATTCGGTGAACCGGCTCGACATCATCACGTAATTGCTGCGCATCCCCTCGGCCATCGCATACGGGCCGGTCCCCGTGCTGTCCCGATTGACCCGCTCGGGCGGAATGTCCGACGGGCAGGCGTAGGCCGAAACCAGCGAGCCGACGACGGTCGTGTTCACCCAGTGGCTGCCGATCAGGTTCGTGTTTCCGTTCCGCCAGGCCGCGTTGCTCGACGCCTGGCCGAAGTTGTAGGCATCGTATAGCGGTTGCTGTTCCAGGAAGTTCAGGATCATCGTGAAGCCGGTCGTGTTCAGCACCGACCCGTTCGGATAACCCGGAATCCGGTTCGGCGCGTTGCAGCTTCCCGAGGCCAGCTTCACCGGCGGCATCGACCCGTTGGCGCTCTCGTAATTATGAATCGCCAGACCGATCTGCTTCATGTTGTTCGTGCACTGGGCCCGACGAGCCGCTTCTCGCGCGCTCTGGACCGCCGGCAACAACAGCGCGATCAAAACACCAATAATAGCGATCACCACCAGCAGCTCGATCAACGTGAAACCACGTCGGCTGCCCAGGTTCTCAGAAGTGAACGGTCGAGATCGTTCCATCTGGACTTTGCTCCGTGAAGGGAAGGGATTTGACGAAAACATGCCAACGCATGAACTCACCGCGCGATCTAAAATCACGCGATGACGAGGAGCAAACATTCATGCAAACGCACAACGAAGCGGATTCGTTAATACGTTTTCAGGCAGGCAAGGTGCATTTGGAGAGAAATGCACGGGATGAGAAACTTTGGACGAGGCAGAATGGCCAGAAACCATTCCGGTTCTTTAAACAGAATCGCGTTTCGAGATCCCACAAAGGTGTTCTCTCAACGGTCCGGTTCGAACGGTGTTTAACTTCCCACGATCTTCACTCAGTGTCAACACGCCACCGCCGCGAGCTCTTGAAAAAAGTCATCACGACACTTGCGGATCTCGCGTTCCAATCAGGCCGAATTGTCCCCTTGATCCTTAAGGTCAACGGCCCCGTGCGGCCGATGGCGTCGTCCCCGTCTCTTGGGATTTCCCCGCAGAACGAGCGTGATCGGCTTGCTCCGTTCCGACTCCCTGGCCCCTGTGGCACTTCAAGGCTGACTCCCTCGACTCGGGCTGTTAGACTGAGCCCACGATTGACCGGACGAGACACGTCAAAACACGACAACACGACCACCCCATCCGAGGCCGCGGCCGGGAGCCCCCCATGATCCACGTCATTGCCACCATCACCACCCACCCCGGACGACGCGCCGACCTGCTCACCGAGTTCGCCAAGATTCTCGAACCCGTCCGCGCCGAGGACGGTTGCATCGAATACGGCACCGCCGTCGATGCCAAAACCGACATCGCCGCTCAGATCCCCTTCCGGCCCGATGTCGTCACCGTTGTCGAGAAGTGGGAAAGCCTCGATCACCTCAAGGCCCACCTCGACGCCCCCCACATGCACACCTTCCGCGACCGCGTCAAGAACATCGTCACCGAAACCTCGCTCAGCATCCTTGAGTCGGCCTGATCGACCCTGGCCACTCTTGTCTTGCCCAAGCGGTTTGCGAGACTCCCGTCGCCGCCCGGTTCTCGGGTTTGCGCGTCGGGACTCTCCGGTTAGACTTCGGTCAACACTGGGGCGTTGCGTGATCGCGCATTGTTCCAAGGAGACGGACGGACCCGAACTCGATCGAAGCTGAACGCGAACTGACCCCACCATCCGCGACCAGGGAGGGAACCCGATGACGCGCCGGATCGCGGTCTTGAACCAGAAGGGGGGCGTGGGCAAAACGACCACGACCGTGAACCTCGCCGCCGCCCTCGCCAACGAAGGGCACCGGACCTTGGTGCTCGACCTCGACCCTCAGGCCCATGCCACGTTGCATCTCGGCCTGATGCCCGGCCGATCGGGGCCATCTCTTTACGACGTATTGACACAGGGGCTCCCCCTGAAGGACGTTCGCCGCCAGGTCGCCGACAACCTGTTCATCTGCGGCAGCCATATCGACCTGGCCGCCGCCGAGGTCGAACTGATCGGCACCGTCGGCCGCGAGGTCATCCTCCGCGACCTGCTGGCCGCCGA
It includes:
- a CDS encoding carboxypeptidase regulatory-like domain-containing protein, whose amino-acid sequence is MTIRMLFSVAVGAALLVSAGCGSGPKLVPVSGIVTLNGEPLEGAELTFIPDPNNAEVTPGGDQTGPEGNYKAMYNYRSGLAAGKYTVLISKKASTGEGAEDAPPEIMGDPTMAAMAGYMEETLPEKYSDPLKSDFTIEVPPEGGVFEFDVKGDSES
- a CDS encoding putative quinol monooxygenase — encoded protein: MIHVIATITTHPGRRADLLTEFAKILEPVRAEDGCIEYGTAVDAKTDIAAQIPFRPDVVTVVEKWESLDHLKAHLDAPHMHTFRDRVKNIVTETSLSILESA
- a CDS encoding carboxypeptidase-like regulatory domain-containing protein gives rise to the protein MRLRILTALGAVAFLAGCSAEPSTTPTTFVPVSGTVTVDGEPLAGAVITFLQTDEKGTTANGETDEEGSYTLQAMMQRGIAPGRYQVGISYLMPPSGKPVGLSARSSLAPVADLAVAEELVPPRYSDLGQTELTVTVPEEGGTFDFDLEGPLLDPPAAEDSADPAEEAEAAAEAPEPESSESESSVEEPATDDASADGR
- a CDS encoding DUF1559 domain-containing protein, translated to MERSRPFTSENLGSRRGFTLIELLVVIAIIGVLIALLLPAVQSAREAARRAQCTNNMKQIGLAIHNYESANGSMPPVKLASGSCNAPNRIPGYPNGSVLNTTGFTMILNFLEQQPLYDAYNFGQASSNAAWRNGNTNLIGSHWVNTTVVGSLVSAYACPSDIPPERVNRDSTGTGPYAMAEGMRSNYVMMSSRFTEYDCPAFAAPVKRDQGMFFTDLAVKFSEVRDGLSNTVMIGESPQIKWSWDANRYFGPYWGAGAHTSSHGTVYPPTHTWVWSSTPNAPWRDDRFPPNNERTIYAWRIGSFHPGGVNMTFGDGSVRFIKDTINPYVWWSLQTIQGGEVISADQF